Proteins from one Sarcophilus harrisii chromosome 2, mSarHar1.11, whole genome shotgun sequence genomic window:
- the CHMP4A gene encoding charged multivesicular body protein 4a isoform X1 → MSGLGRLFGRAGKKEDDPSPEEAIQKLRETEKILIKKQEFLEQKIQQELQTAKKHGTKNKRAALQALRRKKRLEQQLAQTDGTLSTLELQREAIENATTNAEVLRTMGLAARAMSKAHQDMDINKVDELMSDITEQQEIAQQISDAISQPVGFGDSVDEDELLEELEELEQEKLNEELLNMGEDEEAALDKLPDVPSTHLPTSPASKADEEEELKQLVNWVS, encoded by the exons ATGAGCGGCCTGGGCAGGCTCTTTGGCAGGG CAGGGAAGAAGGAGGACGACCCAAGCCCCGAAGAGGCAATTCAGAAATTGCGAGAGACAGAGAAGATACTGATCAAGAAGCAGGAGTTTTTAGAACAAAAGATTCAGCAGGAACTTCAAACGGCTAAGAAGCATGGGACGAAGAACAAGAGAG CTGCCTTGCAGGCACTACGCAGAAAGAAGAGACTGGAACAACAGTTGGCACAGACAGATGGGACACTATCTACCCTGGAATTACAGCGTGAAGCCATTGAGAATGCTACCACCAATGCTGAAGTGCTTCGAACCATGGGGCTGGCTGCCCGTGCCATGAGCAAGGCCCACCAGGACAT GGACATCAACAAGGTGGATGAGCTGATGTCTGATATCACAGAGCAGCAAGAAATAGCCCAGCAAATCTCTGATGCCATATCTCAGCCTGTGGGCTTTGGAGATAGTGTGGATGAG GATGAACTGTTGGAGGAATTAGAGGAACTAGAACAGGAGAAATTGAACGAAGAGCTACTGAATATGGGAGAGGATGAAGAGGCAGCACTAGACAAGCTGCCTGATGTCCCCTCTACTCATTTACCCACCAGTCCAG CTTCCAAGGCTGATGAGGAAGAAGAACTGAAACAATTAGTTAATTGGGTATCCTGA
- the CHMP4A gene encoding charged multivesicular body protein 4a isoform X2 gives MSGLGRLFGRGKKEDDPSPEEAIQKLRETEKILIKKQEFLEQKIQQELQTAKKHGTKNKRAALQALRRKKRLEQQLAQTDGTLSTLELQREAIENATTNAEVLRTMGLAARAMSKAHQDMDINKVDELMSDITEQQEIAQQISDAISQPVGFGDSVDEDELLEELEELEQEKLNEELLNMGEDEEAALDKLPDVPSTHLPTSPASKADEEEELKQLVNWVS, from the exons ATGAGCGGCCTGGGCAGGCTCTTTGGCAGGG GGAAGAAGGAGGACGACCCAAGCCCCGAAGAGGCAATTCAGAAATTGCGAGAGACAGAGAAGATACTGATCAAGAAGCAGGAGTTTTTAGAACAAAAGATTCAGCAGGAACTTCAAACGGCTAAGAAGCATGGGACGAAGAACAAGAGAG CTGCCTTGCAGGCACTACGCAGAAAGAAGAGACTGGAACAACAGTTGGCACAGACAGATGGGACACTATCTACCCTGGAATTACAGCGTGAAGCCATTGAGAATGCTACCACCAATGCTGAAGTGCTTCGAACCATGGGGCTGGCTGCCCGTGCCATGAGCAAGGCCCACCAGGACAT GGACATCAACAAGGTGGATGAGCTGATGTCTGATATCACAGAGCAGCAAGAAATAGCCCAGCAAATCTCTGATGCCATATCTCAGCCTGTGGGCTTTGGAGATAGTGTGGATGAG GATGAACTGTTGGAGGAATTAGAGGAACTAGAACAGGAGAAATTGAACGAAGAGCTACTGAATATGGGAGAGGATGAAGAGGCAGCACTAGACAAGCTGCCTGATGTCCCCTCTACTCATTTACCCACCAGTCCAG CTTCCAAGGCTGATGAGGAAGAAGAACTGAAACAATTAGTTAATTGGGTATCCTGA
- the MDP1 gene encoding magnesium-dependent phosphatase 1, which produces MARLPQLAVFDLDYTLWPFWVDTHVEPPFHRNRDGSVRDCNNQIITLYPEVPDVLERLHGQGVTIAAASRTGEIHGANQLLQLFDLDKYFAYKEIYPGCKITHFERLQQKSGIPYSKMIFFDDEKRNIIDVSKLGVTCIHVQSEMNLHTLTKGLEQFAES; this is translated from the exons ATGGCCCGCCTGCCGCAGCTCGCAGTCTTCGACTTGG ATTACACACTCTGGCCTTTCTGGGTTGACACTCATGTGGAGCCCCCATTTCATAGGAACAG GGACGGGAGTGTTCGGGACTGCAATAACCAGATCATTACACTTTACCCAGAAGTACCTGATGTGCTGGAACGTCTGCATGGCCAGGGGGTGACCATCGCGGCTGCGTCCCG GACTGGTGAGATTCATGGAGCCAATCAGCTCTTGCAGCTTTTTGACCTCGATAAATATTTTGCATACAAGGAAATCTATCCAGGCTGCAAGATCACACACTTTGAGAG ATTGCAGCAGAAGAGTGGTATCCCCTATTCCAAAATGATCTTCTTTGATGATGAGAAGCGGAACATTATAGATGTCAGCAAACTGG GTGTCACCTGTATTCACGTCCAGAGTGAAATGAATTTGCACACTCTGACTAAGGGCCTGGAACAATTTGCAGAGTCTTGA
- the NEDD8 gene encoding NEDD8: protein MLIKVKTLTGKEIEIDIEPTDKVERIKERVEEKEGIPPQQQRLIYSGKQMNDEKTAADYKIQGGSVLHLVLALRGGGSLGR from the exons ATGCTGATCAAAGTGAAG ACGCTGACAGGAAAGGAAATTGAGATCGACATTGAACCCACAGACAAG GTGGAACGGATCAAAGAGCgagtggaagagaaagaaggaattcctCCACAGCAGCAGCGACTCATCTACAGTGGCAAACAGAT gAACGACGAGAAGACAGCTGCTGATTACAAGATTCAAGGGGGCTCAGTACTCCATTTGGTGTTGGCTCTTCGTGGGGGAGGTAGCCTTGGGCGGTGA